GTAGGAGCGGAACGCTTTGGCCAGAAGCCCTTCGGTTCGCTGTCACGGGGACAGAAGCAGCGCATCGCGCTGGCGCGGGCGTTGGTGCATGGGCCTTCGTTGGTTTTGCTCGATGAGCCTTTCACTGGCTTGGACCCGGGCAGCTCCGAACGCTTGGAGGCCGTGCTCGTCGAGGAGGTAGAACGTGGCGCGCTGGTCGTCGTCGTCAATCACGCTCCTGGGATGGCGCAGCGCCTTGGTGCGAGAGTGATACGGATCGAGGGCGGCCGTATTGCGAATGACGCGGCGCGTTAGTTCCGGGCGTTGCGCCCTGACTTGTTTTGGGATTGGGGGTCTCGCCCGCTGTGATGTGGACGGCTACTCATGCATCGAGCGTCGCGGCCGCTGGGCGCCGTTTGGGCGCGCCCGTGATCGTTCGCGCGGGTTACAACAAGGGGCGGCTTTGCGCGTAAGGGTCGGCGCCGCGCTCACCAGTTGCGGCGCGGTAGCGGTCGCGCGGTGATGTGCGCAGCGTGGTGATGTACGTAGCGCGGTGATGTGCGCAGCGTGGTGATGTGCGTAGCACGGTGACGCACGTAGCGCGGTGATCCACGTAGCGCGGTGATGTGCGCAGCGTGGTGATGTGCGCAGCGTGGTGATGTACGTAGCGCGGTGACGCACGTAGCGCGGTGACGCACGTAGCGCGGTGATGCACGTAGCGCGGTGATGGACGCGCTGAGCACAGTCAGGTCAAGGGGGCCGCGCGGCGAGCGGTTGCGCGGTCGTGTGCGCAGCGCGGGGTTGCGCGGCGCGGGACGCATCGCGGTGCCACTGCCATCGGACGCGCTGAGCACAAAGGGGGCCGCGCGCGGGTGGTGCGGGCGGCGGGTGCCCCGGCGTACTTTCGAGTTCGCATTGGTGTCGCTAGATCGACTGCAGCGCAGCGAGCAGGCGCGAAGGCCCGTCGTCGGGCCAGTCCGAGTGGGCGGTGAGCCGCAGTCGGTCGGTGCCCTTTGGAACGGTTGGTGGGCGCACGGCTCGCACTCGGATGCCGTGATTCGCAAAGTGCTGTTCGGCGCGCGCCGCGGCTCCTTCGGGGAGGCGCACTGGTAGAATGGGGCCGTGGTTTCCAGCCGGCATTTCCAGGGCTTGGCGCAGCTCGGTGGTGAGGGCGTGGAGTCTGCCACGGTCCTCCTCTGCGCTTCGTACTTCTTTCACTCGGTCGACGGTCAGTGCAGTGATGACCGGCGAGGGCGCAGTGCTGAACACGAAGCTTCGTGCGCGGTTCCAGATCAAGCGGCGGACATTCTCGCTCGTTGCCACGAACGCTCCTTGAACACCGACGGCCTTTCCCAGGGTTCCTACGAGTACATCGGCCGGGACTTGGTCCCGCGCGCAGATCCCAGCGCCTTCTGGGCCAAAGACTCCAAGTGCGTGCGCCTCGTCGACGATGAGCGCAGCGTCGTGTCGGTCGCAGAGGTTCCTCAGGGCGGCCAGGTCTGGGGTATCGCCGTCCATCGAGTAGTAGGACTCGACTACCACGAGGGCGCGTCGGGCCTGTCGTCGCTTGAGGACCGCCTCAATCGCCTCGAGGTCGAGGTGCGGGGTTCGTGTCACCAACGCACGTGAGAGGCGGCATCCGTCGATGATAGAGGCGTGGTTGAGCTCGTCGGAAACGATCAGGGTGTCCGATGATCCGAGTGCTGTCAGCACGCCGATGTTCGCCGCGTAGCCACTGCTGAACAGGAGTGCCGCTGGGGCGCCGACCCACTCAGATAGCTGGTTTTCCAGCTGAAGGTGGGGCTCTGTCGTACCGAAAATGAGTCGTGATGCCCCCGCGCCAGCAGAACGCCCGAACAGTGTTGCACGTGAAACGCTGCGCCGCGCGAACCCGAGATAGTCGTTGGACGCAGCATCTAGCAAGCCCTCGAAAACGCCCTCCGAGGCTCGCA
This genomic stretch from Polyangiaceae bacterium harbors:
- a CDS encoding 8-amino-7-oxononanoate synthase yields the protein MRVVRLRRVVLDDWVVEELAELAASGLLRASEGVFEGLLDAASNDYLGFARRSVSRATLFGRSAGAGASRLIFGTTEPHLQLENQLSEWVGAPAALLFSSGYAANIGVLTALGSSDTLIVSDELNHASIIDGCRLSRALVTRTPHLDLEAIEAVLKRRQARRALVVVESYYSMDGDTPDLAALRNLCDRHDAALIVDEAHALGVFGPEGAGICARDQVPADVLVGTLGKAVGVQGAFVATSENVRRLIWNRARSFVFSTAPSPVITALTVDRVKEVRSAEEDRGRLHALTTELRQALEMPAGNHGPILPVRLPEGAAARAEQHFANHGIRVRAVRPPTVPKGTDRLRLTAHSDWPDDGPSRLLAALQSI